A single region of the Minwuia thermotolerans genome encodes:
- a CDS encoding DNA cytosine methyltransferase produces MLEVSDPGTLPATSMVQERSEGLRIGRILSMVDLFAGCGGLSTGFEQAGFTPVFVSEINDDARKTYLSNRHHELDGIKFRDRPELQCADANELTDERIEKLKHDLSELNLGIRFEGDQTKEAQGQGGTLDLVAGGPPCQGFSGIGIRRSYAVDRVQIPSNRLYMRMAFVISQMRPKIFLFENVRGLLNAKWTREGGEKVWLDVLGTFMAIDGYTVRWSLVHASDYGVPQNRPRVLLVGIRHDVLRSASERLDDLDPAINPDSLEDSAVDCGFLPRGGESRPPDLCDLLGDLVDPEIGQLLDNVRVNGKYPSHFKTEEYPLQDEKGNALELTDVQKRFRSSPGSKQPRWGSVSDHEYSKHRKDIVEKFQYMLDHNGEIPKAMRTRKFSQRVLKKQWGNQRPNITATSLPDDYVHFSQPRTLTVREWARLQLFPDWYEFHGKRTTGGLRRAGNPREGNFDREVPKYTQIGNAVPVGLAEKVGKRFKEILDAAT; encoded by the coding sequence ATGCTGGAAGTCAGTGATCCCGGAACGTTGCCGGCCACGAGCATGGTACAGGAACGGTCGGAAGGTCTGCGAATCGGGCGCATCCTATCGATGGTTGACCTGTTCGCCGGGTGCGGCGGACTCTCGACCGGGTTCGAGCAAGCAGGATTCACACCGGTATTCGTGAGCGAGATCAACGACGATGCGCGAAAGACCTACCTGTCAAACCGCCACCACGAGCTCGATGGGATCAAGTTCAGGGACCGCCCGGAACTCCAATGTGCCGACGCCAACGAGCTTACTGACGAGAGGATCGAGAAGCTAAAGCACGACCTCTCAGAATTGAATCTCGGCATACGATTCGAAGGCGACCAAACCAAGGAAGCCCAAGGGCAGGGAGGAACCTTGGACCTCGTTGCCGGGGGCCCGCCATGCCAGGGATTTTCTGGCATCGGGATAAGGCGCTCCTACGCGGTCGACCGAGTGCAAATTCCCTCGAACCGGCTTTACATGCGAATGGCCTTTGTCATCAGCCAAATGCGTCCGAAGATCTTTTTATTCGAGAACGTTAGGGGTTTATTGAACGCGAAGTGGACCCGTGAAGGAGGAGAAAAGGTATGGCTGGACGTGCTTGGCACGTTCATGGCGATCGACGGCTACACTGTGAGATGGTCACTTGTACATGCGAGCGACTACGGCGTGCCACAAAATCGACCACGCGTTCTGCTCGTCGGGATACGCCACGACGTCCTAAGGTCTGCCAGCGAAAGGCTCGATGATCTTGATCCGGCGATAAATCCCGACTCGCTTGAGGATAGCGCCGTAGATTGCGGGTTTCTTCCCCGGGGCGGTGAGAGCCGACCGCCCGACCTATGCGACCTGCTTGGTGACCTGGTCGATCCGGAGATCGGCCAACTTCTGGATAACGTGCGAGTCAACGGCAAGTACCCCTCGCATTTCAAGACCGAGGAATACCCCTTGCAGGATGAGAAGGGGAACGCGCTCGAGCTCACCGACGTCCAGAAAAGGTTTAGGTCGAGCCCAGGCAGCAAACAGCCTCGCTGGGGCAGCGTTTCCGACCACGAGTACAGCAAGCACCGCAAGGACATCGTCGAGAAGTTCCAGTACATGCTCGACCACAACGGCGAGATACCGAAAGCAATGCGAACCCGAAAGTTCTCGCAGCGGGTCTTGAAGAAGCAGTGGGGAAACCAGCGCCCGAACATCACAGCGACCTCGTTGCCGGACGACTACGTCCACTTTTCCCAGCCAAGGACGCTCACGGTTCGCGAGTGGGCCCGGCTCCAGCTCTTTCCCGACTGGTACGAGTTCCACGGCAAGCGGACAACCGGCGGCCTGCGCCGTGCCGGCAACCCCCGGGAAGGCAACTTCGACCGCGAGGTGCCCAAGTACACGCAGATCGGCAACGCCGTTCCCGTTGGCCTGGCCGAGAAGGTCGGCAAGCGCTTCAAGGAGATACTGGACGCGGCAACCTAG